CAACAAAATCGAATACACTCTTCGAGATATTAAGGAAGATAATCCGAGCTTTGAAGAATTGACTGCTTGGTATAAGATGAGTGGACTTCCATTAAAGAAATTCTTTAACACTTCCGGACTTTTATATAAGTCAATGGAACTGAAGGACAAGCTGCCCGCTATGTCAGAAGAGGAACAATTGGAACTTCTTGCTACAGACGGTATGCTTGTAAAACGTCCTCTGTTGATTGGAGATGTCTTTGTTTTAGTTGGTTTTAAAGAAAACGAATGGAATGATAAATTATGATGCCTATATGTAAATTTCAAGATGTTTCAGAACATGATATGGATATGTTGTTTTTAGAAGAGTTTGTTATTTCTAAAGATTTTTTAAACATATTCACATCAAAAGTCAACATGGATAATGCTTTGGTAGTTGAGATTGAACATTCAAAAAATCATCCTGAATTCGGCGAGTCAGATATGACAGTAATAGTTGAAGTCGATGGGAAAAGGCACGGACTTTTAATTGAAGATAAAATTGATGCAATCGCGATGCCTGAGCAGTGTGATAGGTACATGAAACGCGGGAATCTTGGAGTTGAAAATGGAGATTATTCGTCTTTTAGTGTTTTTATTGTTGCACCGGAAAACTATTTAGAGAACAATGCTGAGGCTCGTAAATATCCAAATAAAGTTACATACGAAGAATGCTTAAAATATTTTGAAACAAATGCCGACGCTAGAAAAAACTTTAAACTATCTCAGATAAAACAAGCGATATATAAACAAAAAACAGGCTACCGGGTTATTGAAAACAAAACAGTCACTGATTTTTGGAAGCGATATATTGCATACAAAAAGCAGAATTATGATGGGCTTCTGTTAACGGCAACTGAGGGGCCGAAAGGTTCTAATGCTACTTGGCCTCAGTTTAATACAGTTATTGAAAAAATTTATATTATTCATAAAGCGGACAGAGAATATGTGGATTTAACAATTCCTGGTATGGCTAAATGTTTACCTCAATTAGAAATGTTGCTAAGGGAAATGGTAAATCTTAGAGAAAATAATATGACTGTGCATCCAACAGGAAAATCTGCAGCAGTCAGATTGATTGTTCCAAAACTCGATTTTTTAAAATCATTTGATGAACAAATTGAAGCAGTTGAAAAGTGCTTTAAAGCAGTCGAAACATTATCGGAAATGGTTAAACAATTTGATGTGGCGAAAATACGATTATTTATCGAGAATAACAAAGCAGAATAATAGGAGAAAAAAGAATGCGTAAGAATTTGGGAGCGAAAGCGATTTTATATCCGATGCCGGTGTTGATTATCGGCACATATGACGAGAACGGCAAGCCTAATGCGATGAATGCTGCATGGGGTGGTATTAGCGAAGAAACACAGATTTCGATTTGTGTGGATGACGGGCATAAGACTGCGAAGAATGTAGTCAAAACAGGTGCGTTCACGGTGAGCGTAGCGGATGTGGAGAATGTGATTGCTTGTGATTATGTTGGTATTGTTTCTGGCAACAAAGAACCTGATAAAATTGAAAAAACAGGATGGCATGTGAGCAAGAGTGAATTGGTAGATGCTCCGCTTTTTGACGAACTTCCGCTGGCTCTTGAATGTAAACTCATCAGTTATGACGAGGAATCCTGTAGATTACTTGGTGAAATCGTCAATGTCTGTGCAGACGAAAGAATCCTTGGAGAAAATGGTAAAATTGATTTGAATAAATTTAATCCAATTACCTATGACCCAGTGCATCATACTTATCGTAAACTTGGTGGTATAGTTGGAAAAGCTTTTAGTGATGGAAAAAAGATTAAATAGTTTAAAAATAAAAGCAAGATAGGACTTGTCAAAAAATGAATTGTGTATATTGTGGCAAACAAATAACGGTTGGAAGTCGTGAACATATAATTCAAAATGCGATTGGTGGATTAGAAGAGTCCACAGATATCTGTTGTTCGGAATGCAATAATTATATTAGCAGATATATAGATAAGCCATTCGTGTCTACTTTTAATCCGATAATTGCAAGAATTGATAATTTTGCAAAAACAAATAATAAGAAATCGTTACCATCATATTCAGGTAGAGCTAAATATAAAGGCGAAGAATATAACGTTGTTTTCAAGAATGGGAGAGTAGTTTCTTGTCCAGAACTTAGTAAGAAGTTACAGTGCGATATATCAAAGTTGGATTTTGAAATTGTTTCCTATGACTTTACGATTAAGAACGAATCTTTCATTAAAGGAGTTTCGAAAATTGCTTTTAATTTTGCGTTAGCAAAAGGAGTGCCATTTGATACGATTAAAGATGGTTTAATCGTATCAAAACGTGATGAAAAGATAACCGATATTAGTTTTAAATATCCAATAATTCCTTTTGTTCCATTAAATCCTATGGATAGCTATATAGAATTAAAGACCGATTTGTTGCTATACCACAATCTAATTCTTTTTAGCCAAGAGAACAATTTGTGGTGCTATGTTGATCTGTTTAATACATTTCAATATTATGTATGCTTAACAGATAAATGGGATAAAAGCAAAAAGATATCAGAATCTTATTTTCAGCAATTACAAAAACTAGATCGAACTATACCTGAAATTGGACGCTGGCGCCCAAAATACGGATTAATATATGCCGATATATACGGAATTGACCCCAGTCCAAATAAAACTGTAATGCAAAAAATGATATCATCTGCTATTCAAAAAGAATCATTGAAAAAAGATATGACGAAAGTCCTTTCGCGCAAATTGGGGAATGATTATATACTTAATTATATTAGAGACGATATTTCAGACGATGAACGACGAAAATATGGGCTAAGCTTACTTTTGTATTTTGATGAAAATGATAATTTAATAGAAGAACGATTTAGAAAAGTGACATTAGGAGAAAATGAATTTGATATGGTTTCCTATCCGTTACTTATAAATAATATGTTAGCTTCTAATTCCATTAATGCTCGAGATTATTTTTTCGCTAAATTCGAAAGATTAAATTGTTTTTTGTGTAATAGTGACAAAAAAACTAGATGCAATAATACTAGCATTGGTGGTAGGAGAAATATAATTTTTTGATGAAGGGAACTGAGCATATGAACAAAAATTGTGCCGCACCATCGCTTTTTGGATGGGATTTTCAAGT
The sequence above is a segment of the Oscillospiraceae bacterium genome. Coding sequences within it:
- a CDS encoding arsenate reductase family protein; the protein is MIEFICYPKCTTCQKAKKWLDDNKIEYTLRDIKEDNPSFEELTAWYKMSGLPLKKFFNTSGLLYKSMELKDKLPAMSEEEQLELLATDGMLVKRPLLIGDVFVLVGFKENEWNDKL
- a CDS encoding flavin reductase family protein, which encodes MRKNLGAKAILYPMPVLIIGTYDENGKPNAMNAAWGGISEETQISICVDDGHKTAKNVVKTGAFTVSVADVENVIACDYVGIVSGNKEPDKIEKTGWHVSKSELVDAPLFDELPLALECKLISYDEESCRLLGEIVNVCADERILGENGKIDLNKFNPITYDPVHHTYRKLGGIVGKAFSDGKKIK
- a CDS encoding HNH endonuclease, which encodes MNCVYCGKQITVGSREHIIQNAIGGLEESTDICCSECNNYISRYIDKPFVSTFNPIIARIDNFAKTNNKKSLPSYSGRAKYKGEEYNVVFKNGRVVSCPELSKKLQCDISKLDFEIVSYDFTIKNESFIKGVSKIAFNFALAKGVPFDTIKDGLIVSKRDEKITDISFKYPIIPFVPLNPMDSYIELKTDLLLYHNLILFSQENNLWCYVDLFNTFQYYVCLTDKWDKSKKISESYFQQLQKLDRTIPEIGRWRPKYGLIYADIYGIDPSPNKTVMQKMISSAIQKESLKKDMTKVLSRKLGNDYILNYIRDDISDDERRKYGLSLLLYFDENDNLIEERFRKVTLGENEFDMVSYPLLINNMLASNSINARDYFFAKFERLNCFLCNSDKKTRCNNTSIGGRRNIIF